In Carettochelys insculpta isolate YL-2023 chromosome 25, ASM3395843v1, whole genome shotgun sequence, one DNA window encodes the following:
- the THY1 gene encoding thy-1 membrane glycoprotein encodes MNPIISIAVLLTVLQAVHCQRIKDLSACLLGQSLRVDCHYENKTANPLTYEFSMFKDKRKRVIQSTLNVPENSLKVRANVTQSRNLVCLHLHEFTTADEGTYSCELKITGDYTGDQLKNITVIKDKLEKCAGISLLIQNTSWLLLLLLSLPLLQAVDFVSL; translated from the exons ATGAACCCCATCATCAGCATTGCTGTCCTCCTGACAG TGCTGCAGGCTGTGCACTGCCAGAGGATCAAGGACCTGAGCGCCTGTTTGCTGGGCCAGAGCCTGCGTGTGGACTGCCACTATGAAAACAAGACGGCCAACCCCCTGACCTACGAGTTCAGCATGTTCAAGGACAAAAGGAAGCGGGTGATCCAGAGCACCCTGAACgtccctgagaacagcctcaagGTGCGGGCCAACGTCACCCAGTCCAGGAACCTGGTGTGTCTGCACCTGCACGAATTCACCACCGCCGACGAGGGCACCTACAGCTGCGAGCTGAAGATCACCGGAGACTACACCGGCGACCAGCTCAAGAACATCACCGTCATCaaag acaagctggagaaatgtgCTGGCATCAGCCTCTTGATTCAGAACACTtcgtggctgctgctcctgctcctgtccCTGCCGCTCCTGCAAGCTGTGGACTTCGTGTCCCTGTGA